One window of Dysidea avara chromosome 11, odDysAvar1.4, whole genome shotgun sequence genomic DNA carries:
- the LOC136239258 gene encoding uncharacterized protein, whose protein sequence is MMKIHKLEWTDDDVDCSVVPNDEDTQTGMRLVPCSGTSSESSTSTSEEDSSCSKESVMSVFSIYHTYVLQDGDVECSIVPGLLHNTVASNCKPNDEDAQTGMMIDMIKNVYCGAQPRRIDGL, encoded by the exons ATGATGAAGATACACAAACTAGAATG GACTGATGATGATGTTGACTGTTCCGTAGTGCCTAATGATGAAGATACCCAAACTGGAATG agACTGGTACCCTGCAGTGGCACCAGCTCTGAAAGTAGTACTAGTACATCTGAGGAAGATAGTAGCTGTTCTAAGGAATCGGTAATGTCTGTATTTAGTATTTATCACACTTATGTGCTACAGGATGGTGATGTTGAGTGTTCCATAGTGCCTGGATTATTGCATAATACTGTTGCCAGCAATTGCAAGCCAAATGATGAAGATGCACAAACTGGAATG ATGATAGATATGATAAAAAACGTTTACTGTGGAGCACAGCCTAGGAGAATTGATGGTTTATAG